One genomic segment of Dromaius novaehollandiae isolate bDroNov1 chromosome 12, bDroNov1.hap1, whole genome shotgun sequence includes these proteins:
- the MON1A gene encoding vacuolar fusion protein MON1 homolog A isoform X2: protein MAADVHKKKGWEVPNGSLAPGDGRHAERAESPTPGLAQGTEPGAGQEGAMFVHTRSYEDLTSPEDGGAAARSPEERQGEPAEATSMEQISKDFSELSTQLTGMALDLEEEMRPSKEGKLEPSPQAARRDSVLSGREEEDVTMDTWRMHRKHVFVLSEAGKPVYSRYGSEEALSSTMGVMMALVSFLEAEKNAIRSIHAADGYKVVFVRRSPLVLVAVARTRQSEQEIAHELLYIYYQILSLLTWTQLNHIFQQKQNYDLRRLLAGSERITDNLLDLMAHDPSFLMGAVRCLPLAASVRDAVSTSLQQAKAKSLVFSILLSGNQLVSLVRKKDQFLHPIDLHLLFNLISSSSSFREGEAWTPICLPKFNSSGFFHAHISYLEQEMDLCLLLVSTDREDFFTVSDCKRRFQERLRRRGVHHALQEALRTPFYSVAQVGIPDLRHFIYKSKSSGLFTSPEVEAPYVRQEEKERLLGLYQYLHSRAHNSSRPLKNIYFTGPRENLLAWVTSAFELYICYSPLGTKAGAISAVNKLMKWIRKEEDRLFILTPQTY, encoded by the exons ATGGCTGCGGATGTGCACAAGAAGAAAGGCTGGGAAGTGCCCAACGGATCCCTGGCGCCGGGAGATGGGCGGCACGCCGAGCGGGCCGAGAGCCCCACGccggggctggcgcagggcacggAGCCGG gggcgggccaggagggaGCCATGTTTGTGCACACCCGCTCCTACGAGGACCTGACGAGTCCCGAGGACGGCGGAGCGGCGGCCCGGAGCCCGGAGGAGAGGCAGGGGGAGCCGGCCGAGGCCACCAGCATGGAGCAGATCAGCAAGGACTTCAGCGAGCTGAGCACCCAGCTCACGGGCATGGCCCTCGACCTGGAGGAGGAGATGCGGccgagcaaggaggggaagctggagccGTCCCCGCAGGCCGCCCGCCGCGACTCGGTGCTCtcgggcagggaggaggaggacgtCACCATGGACACCTGGCGCATGCACCGGAAGCATGTGTTCGTGCTGAGCGAGGCGGGCAAGCCCGTGTATTCCCGCTACGGGTCCGAGGAGGCCCTCTCCAGCACCATGGGTGTCATGATGGCCCTGGTGTCCTTCCTGGAGGCTGAGAAAAATGCCATCCGGTCCATCCACGCAG CAGATGGCTACAAGGTGGTCTTCGTGCGGAGGAGCCCACTGGTGCTGGTGGCAGTGGCGCGGACTCGGCAGTCGGAGCAGGAGATCGCCCACGAGCTGCTCTACATCTACTACCAGATCCTGAGCCTGCTCACCTGGACCCAGCTCAACCACATCTTCCAGCAGAAGCAGAACTATGACCTGCGCAGGTTGCTCGCCGGCTCCGAGCGCATCACTGACAACCTCCTCGACCTCATGGCCCATGACCCCAGCTTCCTCATGGGTGCCGTGCGCTGCTTGCCCCTGGCTGCCAGCGTCAGGGATGCTGTGAGCACCAGCCTCCAGCAGGCCAAGGCCAAGAGCCTCGTCTTCTCCATCCTCCTGTCAGGGAACCAGCTGGTGTCTCTCGTCAGGAAGAAGGACCAGTTCCTCCACCCCATCGACCTCCATCTCCTCTTCAACCTcatcagctcttcctcctccttccggGAGGGCGAGGCCTGGACTCCCATCTGCCTCCCCAAGTTCAATTCCAGCGGCTTCTTCCACGCCCACATCTCCTACCTGGAGCAGGAGATGGACCTGTGTCTCCTGCTGGTCTCCACTGACCGCGAGGACTTCTTCACCGTCTCCGACTGCAAGCGGCGCTTCCAGGAGCGcctgcggcggcggggggtgcACCACGCTCTGCAGGAGGCCCTGCGCACCCCTTTCTACAGCGTCGCCCAGGTGGGCATCCCTGACCTCCGGCACTTCATCTACAAGTCCAAGAGCTCGGGGCTCTTCACCAG CCCTGAGGTTGAGGCACCCTACGTGcggcaggaggagaaggaaaggctCTTGGGGCTCTACCAGTACCTCCACAGCCGGGCTCACAACTCTTCGCGCCCCCTGAAGAACATCTACTTCACGGGCCCCCGCGAAAACCTCCTGGCTTGG GTAACCAGCGCCTTCGAGCTCTACATATGCTACAGTCCCCTGGGGACCAAGGCTGGCGCCATCAGTGCTGTCAACAAGCTCATGAAGTGGATCCGCAAGGAGGAAGACCGGCTCTTCATCCTGACACCCCAGACGTACTGA
- the MON1A gene encoding vacuolar fusion protein MON1 homolog A isoform X1, giving the protein MAADVHKKKGWEVPNGSLAPGDGRHAERAESPTPGLAQGTEPGAGQEGAMFVHTRSYEDLTSPEDGGAAARSPEERQGEPAEATSMEQISKDFSELSTQLTGMALDLEEEMRPSKEGKLEPSPQAARRDSVLSGREEEDVTMDTWRMHRKHVFVLSEAGKPVYSRYGSEEALSSTMGVMMALVSFLEAEKNAIRSIHADGYKVVFVRRSPLVLVAVARTRQSEQEIAHELLYIYYQILSLLTWTQLNHIFQQKQNYDLRRLLAGSERITDNLLDLMAHDPSFLMGAVRCLPLAASVRDAVSTSLQQAKAKSLVFSILLSGNQLVSLVRKKDQFLHPIDLHLLFNLISSSSSFREGEAWTPICLPKFNSSGFFHAHISYLEQEMDLCLLLVSTDREDFFTVSDCKRRFQERLRRRGVHHALQEALRTPFYSVAQVGIPDLRHFIYKSKSSGLFTSPEVEAPYVRQEEKERLLGLYQYLHSRAHNSSRPLKNIYFTGPRENLLAWVTSAFELYICYSPLGTKAGAISAVNKLMKWIRKEEDRLFILTPQTY; this is encoded by the exons ATGGCTGCGGATGTGCACAAGAAGAAAGGCTGGGAAGTGCCCAACGGATCCCTGGCGCCGGGAGATGGGCGGCACGCCGAGCGGGCCGAGAGCCCCACGccggggctggcgcagggcacggAGCCGG gggcgggccaggagggaGCCATGTTTGTGCACACCCGCTCCTACGAGGACCTGACGAGTCCCGAGGACGGCGGAGCGGCGGCCCGGAGCCCGGAGGAGAGGCAGGGGGAGCCGGCCGAGGCCACCAGCATGGAGCAGATCAGCAAGGACTTCAGCGAGCTGAGCACCCAGCTCACGGGCATGGCCCTCGACCTGGAGGAGGAGATGCGGccgagcaaggaggggaagctggagccGTCCCCGCAGGCCGCCCGCCGCGACTCGGTGCTCtcgggcagggaggaggaggacgtCACCATGGACACCTGGCGCATGCACCGGAAGCATGTGTTCGTGCTGAGCGAGGCGGGCAAGCCCGTGTATTCCCGCTACGGGTCCGAGGAGGCCCTCTCCAGCACCATGGGTGTCATGATGGCCCTGGTGTCCTTCCTGGAGGCTGAGAAAAATGCCATCCGGTCCATCCACGCAG ATGGCTACAAGGTGGTCTTCGTGCGGAGGAGCCCACTGGTGCTGGTGGCAGTGGCGCGGACTCGGCAGTCGGAGCAGGAGATCGCCCACGAGCTGCTCTACATCTACTACCAGATCCTGAGCCTGCTCACCTGGACCCAGCTCAACCACATCTTCCAGCAGAAGCAGAACTATGACCTGCGCAGGTTGCTCGCCGGCTCCGAGCGCATCACTGACAACCTCCTCGACCTCATGGCCCATGACCCCAGCTTCCTCATGGGTGCCGTGCGCTGCTTGCCCCTGGCTGCCAGCGTCAGGGATGCTGTGAGCACCAGCCTCCAGCAGGCCAAGGCCAAGAGCCTCGTCTTCTCCATCCTCCTGTCAGGGAACCAGCTGGTGTCTCTCGTCAGGAAGAAGGACCAGTTCCTCCACCCCATCGACCTCCATCTCCTCTTCAACCTcatcagctcttcctcctccttccggGAGGGCGAGGCCTGGACTCCCATCTGCCTCCCCAAGTTCAATTCCAGCGGCTTCTTCCACGCCCACATCTCCTACCTGGAGCAGGAGATGGACCTGTGTCTCCTGCTGGTCTCCACTGACCGCGAGGACTTCTTCACCGTCTCCGACTGCAAGCGGCGCTTCCAGGAGCGcctgcggcggcggggggtgcACCACGCTCTGCAGGAGGCCCTGCGCACCCCTTTCTACAGCGTCGCCCAGGTGGGCATCCCTGACCTCCGGCACTTCATCTACAAGTCCAAGAGCTCGGGGCTCTTCACCAG CCCTGAGGTTGAGGCACCCTACGTGcggcaggaggagaaggaaaggctCTTGGGGCTCTACCAGTACCTCCACAGCCGGGCTCACAACTCTTCGCGCCCCCTGAAGAACATCTACTTCACGGGCCCCCGCGAAAACCTCCTGGCTTGG GTAACCAGCGCCTTCGAGCTCTACATATGCTACAGTCCCCTGGGGACCAAGGCTGGCGCCATCAGTGCTGTCAACAAGCTCATGAAGTGGATCCGCAAGGAGGAAGACCGGCTCTTCATCCTGACACCCCAGACGTACTGA